The proteins below are encoded in one region of Danio rerio strain Tuebingen ecotype United States chromosome 14, GRCz12tu, whole genome shotgun sequence:
- the sh2d1ab gene encoding SH2 domain-containing protein 1A, translating into MESLSVYHGAISREMCEMRLNEAGKDGSYLIRDSESVAGAYCLCVLCKGFVYTYRLQKDSAGSWAAETAPGQTKRLFRKVKNLISAFEKPGQGIAIPLLYPVTIQKSY; encoded by the exons ATGGAATCGCTTTCTGTTTATCACGGTGCCATCAGCCGAGAAATGTGTGAGATGCGCCTGAATGAAGCGGGCAAAGATGGGAGCTATTTAATACGGGACAGCGAGAGCGTTGCGGGCGCATACTGCCTCTGTGTTCT GTGTAAAGGTTTTGTCTACACATACCGGCTCCAAAAAGATTCAGCGGGCTCCTGGGCAGCTGAG ACAGCTCCAGGACAGACTAAACGCTTGTTCCGCAAAGTCAAGAATTTGATAAGTGCTTTTGAGAAACCAGGCCAGGGCATCGCCATTCCTCTCCTCTACCCCGTAACCATCCAGAAGTCCTACTAG